In the Candidatus Krumholzibacteriia bacterium genome, one interval contains:
- a CDS encoding NRDE family protein → MCTLALVRRPGSRYPLVVAANRDEAIDRPSTGPLVWDDPIPFVGGRDEVAGGTWLGLNAHGLVIGLTNHWTGRPPDPERASRGGIVRGLLQCRDLDEVGRALRARDPEDTNPFLLLAADRGGGASWTASADGMGLCPVTEPVFALGNESPENDPGHRARTLGTGLESELARAGDDPDRIRRLLAARLARHGGDHGPQRSVCVHTDRGYGTVSSSIFLLGHTPDDDRYWAASGPPCTVTHVDHTHLLEALRGQDTRT, encoded by the coding sequence GTGTGCACGCTTGCTCTCGTCCGCCGACCCGGATCCCGCTACCCCCTCGTCGTCGCCGCGAACCGCGACGAAGCGATCGACCGCCCGAGCACCGGCCCCCTGGTGTGGGACGATCCGATTCCCTTCGTCGGGGGGAGGGACGAGGTGGCCGGGGGCACGTGGCTGGGACTGAACGCACACGGACTGGTGATCGGCCTGACGAACCACTGGACCGGCCGGCCGCCCGATCCCGAACGCGCGTCCCGCGGGGGCATCGTGCGCGGACTCCTGCAGTGTCGGGACCTCGACGAGGTCGGCCGCGCGCTCCGCGCCCGTGACCCCGAGGACACCAATCCTTTCCTGCTGTTGGCCGCGGACCGCGGCGGCGGAGCGTCGTGGACGGCGTCGGCCGACGGCATGGGGCTTTGCCCGGTCACGGAACCCGTCTTCGCCCTGGGCAACGAATCCCCGGAAAACGACCCGGGACACCGGGCGCGCACCCTCGGCACAGGTCTGGAGTCCGAGCTGGCCCGCGCCGGCGACGACCCCGACCGGATCCGACGACTGCTGGCCGCTCGTCTCGCCCGGCACGGCGGCGATCACGGACCCCAGCGGAGCGTGTGCGTCCACACCGACCGGGGCTACGGGACCGTTTCGTCGAGCATCTTCCTCCTGGGCCACACTCCCGACGACGACCGCTACTGGGCAGCCTCCGGCCCGCCTTGCACCGTGACCCACGTCGACCACACGCACCTGCTCGAAGCGCTGCGCGGTCAGGACACTCGGACCTAA
- a CDS encoding penicillin acylase family protein, producing MDPPRRRRWGRAVAIGGVVLLVLIAAGAGGAWVWLRASLPPLDGEKVVDGIDAEVRIERDAGGRVTLHGASPADLAFALGYAHGQDRFFQMDLLRRAGAGELAALVGPAGRALDRPAREHGLHLTAREALRRSEPRHRRQVEAYARGVNAGLASLDARPWEYALVRQEPRSWRPVDTLHVLHAMYRDLQPPVDRLELSRPVIRRTLIDAVGDALLQSSNPWDAPIAGGAGLAPLLEIPASGPGREAAPAGERPSAPSIDPPAEGSNSFAVGGAYTEDGRAILANDMHLRLQLPPIWYTARMVVEDGLDAVGVTLPGAPGMIVGSNGSIAWGFTNSYGDWVDHVDLELAPGDTTRYRTPDGWADFGERVERIETAGAPTETLRVRTTIWGPVTGVAPDGTPRATQWVAHDPDAVGLELLDLVTLETVDAALDLAPTCGIPHQNFVVAGDDGRLGWTIIGRVPRRVGFEGRVPARRDEGDRTWDGWLDPEEVPRHVYDGRGRIWTANGRVTTVAGQRRIGDGGYALGARAGVIRDALRALPRADEHALMEVQNEIRSPFLQQWYEHLRGVVRRSPHARHTSIERWLGDWTGGADASSVAYAITRAYQRWTTTELYRALLGPARAAGGDRIRAARPEPVVWSILQSRPDWVPGDHGDWTSFERAMVDSVIADWGDPATWSGRSWGAFNRTAIAHPLADFLPGFLARYLRLPSRPVDGDVYTARVNRPTFGASQRLVVAPGAEERGLLHLPGGASAHPLSPFREGDYEAWVTGSPVPLLPGPVEHTLVLRPRR from the coding sequence GTGGATCCGCCCCGCCGTCGTCGATGGGGCCGTGCCGTCGCCATCGGTGGTGTCGTACTCCTCGTCCTGATCGCAGCCGGTGCGGGCGGTGCCTGGGTCTGGCTGCGTGCGAGTCTGCCTCCCCTCGACGGGGAGAAGGTCGTCGACGGAATCGACGCAGAGGTGCGGATCGAGCGCGATGCCGGCGGCCGCGTCACACTTCACGGTGCCTCGCCCGCGGACCTGGCCTTCGCGCTGGGCTACGCCCACGGGCAGGATCGATTCTTCCAGATGGACCTTCTTCGACGGGCCGGGGCCGGTGAGCTGGCCGCGCTGGTCGGTCCGGCGGGGCGCGCTCTCGACCGTCCGGCCCGCGAGCACGGTCTGCACCTCACCGCGCGTGAAGCCCTGCGGCGCAGTGAGCCGCGGCACCGACGACAGGTGGAGGCCTACGCGCGTGGGGTGAACGCGGGGCTCGCGAGTCTGGATGCGCGCCCCTGGGAGTACGCGCTGGTGCGCCAGGAGCCGCGGTCGTGGCGCCCGGTCGACACCCTGCACGTCCTGCACGCCATGTACCGTGACCTTCAGCCCCCGGTCGACCGTCTGGAACTCTCCCGTCCGGTGATCCGCCGCACGCTGATCGACGCGGTCGGCGACGCGCTCTTGCAGTCGAGCAACCCGTGGGACGCGCCCATTGCCGGGGGCGCCGGACTGGCCCCGCTCCTCGAGATTCCCGCGTCGGGGCCCGGTCGCGAGGCGGCACCGGCAGGCGAACGCCCCTCGGCTCCTTCGATCGATCCTCCGGCCGAGGGCAGCAACTCCTTCGCGGTCGGCGGTGCGTACACCGAGGACGGCCGTGCGATCCTGGCCAACGACATGCACCTGCGCCTGCAGTTGCCGCCGATCTGGTACACGGCGCGGATGGTCGTCGAGGACGGACTCGATGCCGTGGGCGTCACCCTTCCGGGCGCGCCGGGGATGATCGTGGGCAGCAACGGCTCGATCGCCTGGGGCTTCACGAACAGCTATGGCGACTGGGTCGATCACGTCGATCTCGAGCTCGCACCGGGCGACACCACGCGGTACCGCACGCCCGACGGCTGGGCCGATTTCGGGGAACGCGTCGAGAGGATCGAGACGGCAGGGGCGCCGACCGAGACCCTGCGCGTGCGGACGACGATCTGGGGGCCGGTCACCGGAGTCGCTCCCGACGGCACACCGCGCGCGACGCAATGGGTCGCCCACGACCCAGACGCCGTCGGACTCGAACTCCTCGATCTCGTGACCCTCGAGACCGTCGACGCCGCGCTCGACCTGGCACCCACCTGTGGGATCCCACACCAGAACTTCGTGGTGGCCGGCGACGACGGTCGCCTGGGGTGGACGATCATCGGCCGAGTCCCGCGGCGGGTCGGCTTCGAGGGCAGGGTTCCGGCTCGCCGCGACGAAGGCGACCGGACCTGGGACGGTTGGCTCGATCCCGAGGAGGTGCCGCGCCACGTCTACGACGGCCGAGGCCGGATCTGGACCGCGAACGGCCGGGTGACCACCGTGGCCGGACAGCGGCGGATCGGGGACGGAGGGTACGCCCTGGGTGCACGCGCCGGTGTGATCCGTGACGCGCTCCGCGCGTTGCCCCGTGCCGACGAACACGCACTGATGGAGGTGCAGAACGAGATCCGTTCGCCCTTCCTGCAACAGTGGTACGAGCACCTGCGGGGCGTGGTGCGGCGCAGCCCGCACGCACGGCACACGTCGATCGAGCGCTGGCTCGGCGACTGGACGGGTGGAGCCGACGCTTCGTCGGTGGCCTACGCGATCACGCGGGCCTACCAGCGGTGGACGACCACCGAGCTGTACCGCGCTCTGCTCGGTCCGGCGCGCGCCGCGGGAGGCGACCGCATCCGGGCGGCGCGCCCCGAGCCCGTGGTGTGGTCGATCCTCCAGTCGCGACCCGACTGGGTCCCCGGAGACCACGGCGACTGGACGTCCTTCGAGCGGGCAATGGTCGACTCCGTCATCGCCGACTGGGGAGATCCCGCCACGTGGTCGGGCCGCTCGTGGGGTGCGTTCAACCGGACGGCGATCGCGCATCCGTTGGCCGACTTCCTGCCCGGCTTCCTCGCGCGCTACCTGCGGTTGCCCTCGCGGCCGGTCGACGGGGACGTCTACACCGCGCGCGTGAACCGACCGACCTTCGGGGCTTCGCAGCGCCTGGTGGTGGCTCCTGGCGCCGAGGAACGCGGACTGTTGCACCTTCCCGGTGGGGCCAGCGCGCACCCGCTGTCGCCCTTCCGCGAGGGAGACTACGAGGCCTGGGTCACCGGGTCCCCGGTGCCCCTCTTGCCGGGGCCGGTCGAACACACTCTCGTCCTCCGACCGCGACGATGA
- the hflC gene encoding protease modulator HflC: MRIALIVAAIVVFIVLANSLYVVNEPEQVIVTQFGEPIGDPITEPGLKFKTPFIQRVHRFDRRFLEWNGDANELPTRDKRFIWVDTYARWRITDPLLFFQRLRDERGAQSRLDDILDGETRNAIANHDLVEVIRSTNREPVETNLTIEEQTVLEDIETGRLAIQAMILEASQERTEDLGIEILDVRFQRINYVEEVRQRVYERMISERQRIADRFRSEGQGEAQRIRGERDRDLKEIESEAYRTAQTIIGEADAEAARIFAGAYDRSQQTRDFYEFLKTMETFQNTIDQKTSLILSTDGDFTRFLTSPETP; the protein is encoded by the coding sequence ATGCGCATCGCACTCATCGTCGCGGCCATCGTGGTCTTCATCGTGCTGGCCAATTCCCTGTACGTGGTCAACGAACCCGAACAGGTGATCGTCACCCAGTTCGGCGAACCGATCGGGGATCCGATCACCGAGCCCGGGCTGAAGTTCAAGACGCCCTTCATCCAACGCGTCCATCGCTTCGACCGGCGTTTCCTCGAGTGGAACGGCGACGCCAACGAGCTGCCGACCCGCGACAAGCGCTTCATCTGGGTCGACACCTACGCGCGGTGGCGCATCACCGATCCGCTGCTCTTCTTCCAGCGTCTGCGCGACGAACGCGGAGCGCAGTCGCGTCTCGACGACATCCTCGACGGCGAGACCCGCAACGCCATCGCCAACCACGACCTGGTCGAGGTGATCCGCAGCACCAACCGTGAACCGGTCGAGACCAACCTCACGATCGAGGAGCAGACGGTGCTCGAGGACATCGAGACGGGCCGCCTGGCGATCCAGGCCATGATCCTGGAGGCGTCGCAGGAGCGGACCGAGGACCTCGGCATCGAGATCCTCGACGTGCGTTTCCAGCGCATCAACTACGTCGAAGAGGTGCGGCAGCGCGTGTACGAACGGATGATCTCCGAGCGTCAGCGGATCGCCGACCGCTTCCGCAGTGAGGGTCAGGGTGAGGCCCAGCGGATCCGCGGTGAACGCGACCGTGACCTCAAGGAGATCGAGTCCGAGGCCTACCGGACCGCTCAGACGATCATCGGTGAAGCCGACGCCGAAGCTGCACGGATCTTCGCCGGGGCCTACGACCGGTCCCAGCAGACACGAGACTTCTACGAGTTCCTCAAGACGATGGAGACCTTCCAGAACACCATCGATCAGAAGACCTCGTTGATCCTCTCGACCGATGGCGACTTCACCCGCTTCCTCACGAGCCCCGAGACGCCCTGA
- the hflK gene encoding FtsH protease activity modulator HflK, translating into MSDGGFDDLRDVRVPRPPMRVIGLAALVIVAIAIVWSSFYTVGPEENGVVLRFGEYVRTTDPGLQFKLPLGIERVYKIPVQRQLKEEFGFQTVRAGVRSQFSTQGRAEEARMLTGDLNAAVVEWVVQYRIVDTYNFLFRVRNVRDTLRFMSEAIMRQVVGDRTVNEVLTVGRQEVASLVEVKLQELCDAYELGLRIDQVVLQDVNPPEPVRGAFNEVNEAQQQRERLINEAQSEYNQVIPRARGTAQQTIQQAEGYKLDRVNRAQGDAERFTELYQAYALAPEVTRKRMYLETLNDILPNVESKIVLDESLQGILPLLDLKSPGTGQTQGGR; encoded by the coding sequence ATGAGCGACGGAGGATTCGACGACCTCCGCGACGTACGCGTCCCACGCCCACCCATGCGGGTGATCGGCCTGGCCGCCCTGGTGATCGTAGCGATCGCCATCGTCTGGTCGTCTTTCTACACGGTCGGGCCCGAGGAGAACGGAGTCGTGCTGCGCTTCGGCGAGTACGTCCGTACCACGGACCCAGGCCTTCAATTCAAGCTGCCGCTCGGTATCGAGCGGGTCTACAAGATCCCGGTGCAACGCCAGCTCAAGGAGGAGTTCGGCTTCCAGACGGTCCGCGCCGGCGTCCGAAGTCAGTTCAGCACACAGGGAAGGGCCGAAGAGGCGCGCATGCTCACCGGCGACCTGAACGCCGCGGTCGTCGAATGGGTGGTGCAGTACCGCATCGTCGACACCTACAACTTCCTGTTCCGTGTGCGCAACGTCCGGGACACGCTGCGCTTCATGAGCGAAGCGATCATGCGGCAGGTCGTGGGCGACCGGACCGTGAACGAGGTCTTGACCGTGGGCCGGCAGGAGGTCGCGTCGCTGGTCGAGGTGAAGTTGCAGGAGCTGTGCGACGCCTACGAACTCGGCCTGCGCATCGATCAGGTCGTGCTGCAGGACGTCAACCCACCCGAGCCGGTGCGCGGCGCGTTCAACGAGGTGAACGAGGCGCAGCAGCAGAGGGAGCGGCTGATCAACGAGGCCCAGTCCGAGTACAACCAGGTGATTCCGCGAGCTCGCGGTACCGCCCAGCAGACCATCCAGCAGGCCGAGGGCTACAAGCTCGACAGGGTCAACCGCGCGCAGGGTGACGCCGAGCGCTTCACCGAGCTGTACCAGGCCTACGCGCTGGCCCCCGAGGTCACGCGCAAGCGCATGTACCTGGAGACGCTCAACGACATCCTGCCGAACGTCGAGAGCAAGATCGTGCTCGACGAGTCGCTGCAGGGCATCCTGCCGCTGCTCGACCTGAAGAGCCCCGGCACCGGCCAGACGCAGGGAGGTCGCTGA
- a CDS encoding CoA pyrophosphatase — MSDDLRIRSLARRLAEALPGDTAKAALAPRPARGRLGRPPDPGARAAAVLVLLVPEAGALHLPLLRRRSIAGDVHGGQIALPGGGVEVGETVVDAALREAHEELGIEPDTVDVLGRLSPQWIPVSGYRVEPVVGTAAVRPDLRPDPSEVDGAFWTDLDTLVRTRPTVRERRRVEGLMQMPGWELPHGFLWGATAMILAELLAVIPPRRAGQ, encoded by the coding sequence ATGTCCGACGATCTGCGCATCCGGTCGCTGGCCCGCCGCCTGGCCGAGGCTCTTCCGGGCGACACCGCCAAGGCAGCCCTGGCTCCGCGGCCGGCCCGGGGACGGCTGGGTCGACCACCCGATCCCGGGGCACGCGCGGCCGCCGTGCTGGTCCTGCTGGTCCCCGAGGCGGGGGCTCTGCACCTGCCCCTGCTGCGGCGCCGCTCCATCGCCGGAGACGTCCACGGCGGGCAGATCGCGCTACCCGGCGGGGGCGTCGAGGTGGGAGAGACGGTGGTGGATGCCGCCCTGCGCGAGGCCCACGAGGAACTCGGGATCGAGCCCGACACGGTCGACGTGCTCGGCCGCCTGAGTCCGCAGTGGATCCCGGTCAGCGGATACCGCGTCGAGCCGGTCGTGGGGACGGCCGCCGTCCGGCCCGACCTACGCCCCGACCCGTCGGAGGTCGACGGGGCGTTCTGGACGGACCTCGACACCCTGGTGCGGACGCGTCCGACGGTGCGCGAGCGACGCCGCGTCGAAGGGTTGATGCAGATGCCCGGTTGGGAGCTCCCGCACGGTTTCCTTTGGGGGGCCACCGCCATGATCCTGGCCGAACTGCTGGCGGTGATCCCTCCGCGGCGAGCGGGTCAGTAG
- a CDS encoding serine/threonine-protein kinase has product MSPQTFKHFRILELLGKGGMGEVYLALDTTLERKVALKFLPRDLLRDPSAQGRLLDEARSVSRVQHPNIAVVHSIEEDGGIFALCMEYVDGATLKQLVARGPLTLHQIARVGADIAAAMQAAHEQGIVHRDLKPANVMISRRGEVKVMDFGLAVRPERVVHTQGPNTYGTVQYMSPEQAQGRTLGPASDIFSFGSLLYEMITGRPPFTASNDLAILQSIINTQPDALRDLRRDVPPALEQIVRACMTKAPEQRWPSMQHIRDELQFVEPTVEAGPRDLISELSSGLADRSGSLAHRPHNAGRVGRRSNAPSPGSRSGATNVDTGDDVVVQDVVEYDSRGAPRVATARSGPGPSSGSSGAPPDMILGPEPPETASAPVSGALPIRSTSEQWQDVARGEEDALRADPLTREEQIAREAARRARSSRPVRPLGADASRTSLDQDPDLATGSPRRLRRPRSSARSLVSLVIPAILALLVVGFAGYGLLHRAGVVPPLNEVVGTRVATWLGGSSPGVVDPTGGGEPFPPRTEPAGPTHTTAASDTSAAPTGAGVDSSGTY; this is encoded by the coding sequence ATGAGTCCGCAGACGTTCAAGCACTTCCGGATCCTCGAGCTGCTCGGCAAGGGCGGGATGGGCGAGGTCTACCTCGCGCTCGACACCACGCTCGAGCGGAAGGTCGCCCTCAAGTTCCTGCCGCGCGACCTGCTCCGGGACCCGAGCGCACAGGGGCGGCTGCTCGACGAGGCCCGCTCGGTCTCGCGCGTCCAGCACCCGAACATCGCCGTCGTCCACTCGATCGAGGAGGACGGGGGAATCTTCGCCCTGTGCATGGAGTACGTCGACGGCGCCACGCTCAAGCAGCTCGTGGCCCGGGGCCCGCTGACGCTCCACCAGATCGCACGGGTGGGGGCCGACATCGCGGCCGCCATGCAGGCCGCCCACGAGCAGGGCATCGTCCACCGCGATCTGAAGCCGGCGAACGTGATGATCTCGCGGCGGGGCGAGGTCAAGGTCATGGACTTCGGTCTGGCCGTGCGCCCCGAGCGCGTCGTGCACACGCAGGGCCCGAACACCTACGGCACGGTCCAGTACATGTCGCCGGAACAGGCGCAGGGCCGCACGCTGGGTCCGGCCAGCGACATCTTCTCGTTCGGCAGCCTGCTCTACGAGATGATCACCGGTCGACCGCCGTTCACCGCGTCGAACGACCTCGCCATCCTCCAATCGATCATCAACACCCAGCCCGACGCCCTTCGCGATCTGCGCCGCGACGTTCCCCCGGCTCTCGAGCAGATCGTACGCGCCTGCATGACGAAGGCCCCGGAGCAGCGCTGGCCCTCGATGCAGCACATCCGCGACGAGCTGCAGTTCGTGGAACCGACCGTCGAGGCAGGCCCACGCGACCTGATCTCGGAGCTGTCGAGCGGTCTGGCCGACCGCAGTGGCTCGCTGGCGCATCGTCCGCACAACGCCGGCCGTGTCGGACGGCGGTCGAACGCTCCGTCGCCGGGATCGCGATCGGGGGCGACGAACGTCGACACGGGCGACGACGTGGTGGTGCAGGACGTGGTCGAGTACGACAGCCGTGGTGCGCCCCGGGTGGCGACGGCACGCTCGGGCCCCGGTCCGTCTTCGGGATCGAGCGGAGCTCCACCCGACATGATCCTCGGGCCCGAGCCGCCCGAGACTGCATCGGCGCCGGTCTCCGGCGCGCTGCCGATCCGGTCCACCAGCGAGCAGTGGCAGGACGTCGCCCGCGGCGAAGAGGACGCCCTGCGAGCCGATCCACTCACCCGCGAGGAACAGATCGCGCGGGAGGCAGCCCGCCGGGCCCGGAGTTCACGGCCCGTCCGCCCGCTCGGCGCCGACGCCTCCCGCACGTCGCTCGATCAGGACCCCGATCTCGCGACCGGGAGTCCGCGGCGTCTGCGACGACCACGCTCCTCGGCCCGTTCGCTGGTGTCGCTCGTGATCCCCGCGATCCTCGCGCTGCTCGTCGTGGGCTTCGCCGGCTACGGGCTGCTCCACCGGGCGGGAGTCGTTCCCCCGTTGAACGAAGTCGTGGGTACGCGCGTCGCGACGTGGCTGGGGGGATCGAGTCCCGGTGTCGTCGACCCGACCGGCGGCGGCGAGCCGTTCCCGCCACGGACGGAGCCGGCCGGCCCGACGCACACCACCGCAGCCAGCGACACGAGCGCGGCGCCCACGGGTGCCGGCGTCGACTCCAGCGGAACCTACTGA
- a CDS encoding DUF1931 domain-containing protein: MADLIISKARTKEAVSELNVSGEFYEALDAKVRELIAAAEKRAQGNGRKTLRAYDL, from the coding sequence ATGGCCGATCTGATCATCTCGAAGGCTCGCACCAAGGAAGCGGTGTCGGAGCTCAACGTGTCCGGTGAATTCTACGAGGCCCTCGACGCGAAGGTGCGCGAGCTGATCGCCGCCGCAGAGAAGCGTGCCCAGGGCAACGGCCGCAAGACCCTGCGGGCCTACGACCTCTAG
- a CDS encoding dipeptide epimerase, with amino-acid sequence MTTELRAHALDLPLARAFRTSRDTKTVARNVLVEIENGGVVGRGEGAPIPRYGQSQESALTALRSFALPTAAPFDQNTWLQAFDRANPGQTAGRCALEMALWDWAGRTLGRTLGTMLSIEATDVAPSSWTISIDDPDAVEARVREAGDWPVLKVKLGGGADDEATVDRLRAVTDRPFRVDANESWSEAEAPARAAWLAERGCELIEQPFPAGDFDATAALRAMSPIPLVADEDVLTGVALDDLARAYDGVNVKLTRLGGIREAVRWIHAARSVGLDVLLGCFVESSVGISAAAHLAPLARWVDLDGAALLADDPFRGARVDGGRVKPGTGPGLGVERAVV; translated from the coding sequence ATGACCACCGAACTGCGTGCCCACGCTCTCGACCTGCCGCTGGCCCGTGCCTTCCGCACGAGCCGTGACACGAAGACCGTCGCCCGGAACGTCCTGGTCGAGATCGAGAACGGAGGGGTCGTCGGTCGGGGTGAGGGTGCACCGATCCCGCGCTACGGACAGAGCCAGGAATCCGCACTCACCGCCCTGCGCTCCTTCGCGTTGCCCACCGCCGCCCCCTTCGACCAGAACACATGGCTGCAGGCCTTCGACCGTGCGAATCCCGGCCAGACCGCGGGCCGGTGCGCCCTGGAGATGGCCCTCTGGGACTGGGCCGGGCGCACGCTCGGTCGCACACTCGGCACCATGCTGTCGATCGAAGCCACGGACGTCGCACCGAGCTCGTGGACGATCTCGATCGACGATCCCGACGCCGTCGAAGCCCGCGTGCGCGAGGCGGGCGACTGGCCGGTCCTGAAGGTCAAGCTCGGCGGTGGTGCGGACGACGAGGCGACGGTCGACCGACTGCGGGCGGTGACCGACCGCCCCTTCCGCGTCGACGCCAACGAGTCGTGGTCCGAGGCCGAAGCCCCCGCGCGTGCCGCCTGGCTCGCCGAGCGCGGCTGCGAGCTGATCGAACAGCCCTTTCCGGCCGGTGACTTCGACGCCACCGCCGCGCTCCGTGCCATGAGCCCGATTCCCCTGGTCGCCGACGAAGACGTCCTCACGGGTGTCGCCCTCGACGACCTGGCCCGCGCCTACGACGGGGTCAACGTGAAGCTCACGCGCCTGGGTGGAATCCGCGAAGCCGTCCGCTGGATCCACGCCGCCCGTAGCGTCGGTCTCGACGTGTTGCTCGGGTGCTTCGTCGAGAGCAGCGTGGGGATCAGCGCCGCCGCCCACCTTGCCCCCCTGGCCCGTTGGGTGGACCTCGACGGTGCAGCGCTGCTGGCCGACGATCCCTTCCGCGGGGCGCGCGTCGACGGCGGCCGCGTGAAGCCGGGGACCGGACCCGGCCTGGGTGTCGAGCGCGCGGTGGTCTGA
- a CDS encoding YifB family Mg chelatase-like AAA ATPase — protein sequence MSAPTVRANLARVLSGTLHGIEGRRVRVEVDVASSLPGFSLVGLPSAALRESRERVGAALRNAGFRWPEGRITVSLAPADLRKDGAAMDLAIAVALLLASGQIPRPRGDVLRRTLFVGELALDGALRPARGTLALALDAASLGVDRMVVPACEAHELRDVDDVTLLPVGHLRDLGRGLASAAGCVAGARGPDDPPQPPDPRRVARALLEVRGQARARRALLIAAAGGHGLVLQGPPGCGKTMLARRLASLLPDLDRDTARICRRVRSSCGLPADADRRPPLRAPHHTVSAVGLIGGGRPVRAGEITLAHGGVLLLDEIVEFGSERLERLREPMTDGRIELVRAGERVGLPARFQLVATANPCPCGWAGSHLERCRCPVHVVERYRRRLSGPLRDRIDLWIEMDREPADALFDEEPLDSWVDRVERVRSVRRTSDRERARSEGDPSPEDIRADDEARSFAAAVADHRGLSVRALVHAMRVARTIARLDGVDCVRRRDLAEAFTYRPAP from the coding sequence GTGTCCGCACCCACCGTTCGCGCGAACCTCGCGCGGGTCCTCTCGGGCACACTCCACGGCATCGAAGGCCGGCGCGTCCGCGTCGAGGTCGACGTCGCCTCGTCGTTGCCCGGATTCTCGCTCGTCGGCCTTCCCAGCGCCGCACTCCGCGAGAGTCGCGAGCGTGTCGGCGCCGCGTTGCGCAACGCGGGCTTCCGTTGGCCCGAGGGGCGGATCACCGTCAGCCTGGCTCCGGCCGATCTCCGCAAGGACGGCGCGGCCATGGACCTGGCCATCGCCGTCGCCCTGCTGCTCGCCTCGGGGCAGATCCCGCGGCCGCGCGGTGACGTGCTGCGCCGCACGCTCTTCGTGGGGGAGCTGGCCCTCGACGGGGCGTTGCGCCCGGCCCGTGGAACCCTTGCCCTGGCCCTGGACGCCGCGAGCCTCGGTGTCGACCGCATGGTCGTGCCGGCGTGCGAGGCCCACGAACTGCGCGACGTGGACGACGTGACGCTGCTTCCGGTGGGGCACCTGCGAGACCTCGGCCGGGGGCTCGCGTCGGCGGCCGGATGCGTCGCCGGTGCGCGTGGTCCGGACGATCCTCCCCAGCCGCCGGATCCCCGACGGGTGGCGCGCGCGCTGCTCGAGGTCCGCGGTCAGGCGCGGGCCAGACGTGCGCTGCTCATCGCCGCGGCCGGCGGACACGGGCTGGTCCTGCAGGGGCCCCCCGGATGTGGCAAGACCATGCTCGCGCGCCGTCTGGCGTCGCTCCTGCCGGACCTCGATCGCGATACGGCGCGCATCTGCCGTCGCGTGCGCAGCAGCTGCGGACTTCCCGCCGATGCCGACCGGCGCCCGCCCCTGCGCGCTCCGCACCACACCGTCAGCGCCGTGGGTCTGATCGGTGGGGGGCGACCCGTCCGGGCCGGTGAGATCACGCTGGCCCACGGCGGCGTCCTGCTCCTCGACGAGATCGTCGAGTTCGGATCCGAGCGGCTGGAACGTCTGCGCGAGCCCATGACCGACGGCCGGATCGAGCTGGTGCGCGCGGGCGAACGTGTCGGTCTGCCCGCGCGGTTCCAGCTCGTGGCCACGGCCAATCCGTGCCCGTGCGGGTGGGCGGGCAGTCACCTCGAGCGCTGTCGTTGCCCCGTGCACGTGGTGGAACGCTACCGGCGACGGCTGTCGGGTCCTCTGCGCGACCGCATCGATCTGTGGATCGAGATGGACCGGGAACCCGCGGACGCGCTCTTCGACGAAGAGCCCCTGGATAGTTGGGTGGACCGCGTGGAGCGGGTGCGGTCGGTGCGACGCACGAGCGATCGGGAGCGTGCGCGGTCCGAGGGGGATCCGTCACCCGAGGACATCCGGGCCGACGACGAGGCGCGATCCTTCGCAGCCGCGGTGGCCGATCACCGCGGCCTGAGCGTGCGGGCGCTGGTCCACGCCATGCGGGTGGCGCGGACGATCGCCCGGCTCGACGGCGTGGACTGCGTGCGTCGACGGGATCTCGCCGAGGCCTTCACGTATCGACCCGCGCCGTGA